GGTAGGAATTGGTTGTGCTGCTTTGAAATTCGTAAGCACCCATGTCCACGGTTCCACCCACAATCCTTGATCGTCCGTCCAAGTCCACTCCACCCCGGGCGTAGATGTTATCGCCCGCATTGATACATGGAGAGTTGGGTGCCAGTCGCAGATTACCCGCGGCTAAATCCACGAAGGCAGGTTCGTTGGTGATATTGCCTGTAGTGTTAAGAAAGGGTACCGCACACGAATTTACCACCCCACCATTGAAGTTAGCATTTGTGTCCGCCCGGTTATAGTACACAATGGAGTTATACGCCGTGCCGAACGCCATGCCGCCACCATCCTTGGCTGAGTTACCCACGATGGTGCAATTGGTCCCACTACCCTCACATGCGCCTCCTCCGAAGTTCACAGCGGCGTTGGTAATCAGGACACAATTTCTTAAATTACTTGAATCGGCTCCCCCACCGCGCTCGCGCGCAAAGTTGCCAACGAGCAAGCAGTTGTTCAGACTGCTGTAATAGGCTCCCCCACCTTGATGCGCTATATTCCCGATTAAGCTACAGTTGGTTAATATGCTTTCACGTGCTCCCCCGCCGTACCAGGCAACCGAATTACTTGTCAGCGTGCAATTGTACAAGGTGCTGGAGTAGGCTCCCCCGCCATGACCATTCCAGACCGAATTGCCGATCAAGTTGCAATTGGTTAAAAAACAGTCGCTGACTCCGCCACCCACTGCATCGCTTGCGTTCCCGTTCAGCACGCAATTAATCAAGGTACTGTTTCTCGCTCCTCCGCCGTCATGGGAGGCGGAGTTGCCAGACAGGACACAGTTGCTCAGGATACTGAAAGCTGCGCCTCCGCCAATGCTGGCCGAATTGCTTATCACGCTGCATTTGTTCAGGGTGCCGCCAAATACTCCGCCACCACCGTGCCCTGCCGAATTACCCGCCACCACACAGTTGGAAATCACCGAATCAGTAAACTCACACCAGATGCCACCCCCATATTGTTCGCTTCTGGAATCACCATCAGTGCGGGTGGCTCCATTGGTTAGTGTAAATCCTGTTAAGGTGGCGCCGTTGGTCAAGTACACACAACGAATTGCTCCATCACCGTTGGTTGTTTCCGGTACTTGGTAACCTTTAATGATGGTTGGCGCAGGGCCGTTAACACTGGCTACGATCAGCGCCTTTGTTACGGCCAAGCGATTGGTCATATTCCCATAAACTGCCACGCCACTGGTTTCGTAAACCCCATTTGTTACCAGAACTGTGTCACCCTCGGATGCAGCATCTATCGCAGCTTGAATATTCGTGGCCGCAGTGCCCCAAGTAGTGAAAGGAAACACATGGCTTCCATACAAGGAAACATATCGAGTGGTTTGCGCCTCGCACTGAATTACCAACAAAGGCAGGAAACAAATCACCAAAAGCACTGCAAGCAGTGCCCTTCCAAGCTTTTCACGCCATAATATAATCCACAGCCTTATCGTAAACCTGCTCATACTCCATTCTCTTTTATTTTTGTGATTCTCAAACTCAAATATGTATCGGAACCCTATTCCTATTCTCC
The Verrucomicrobiota bacterium genome window above contains:
- a CDS encoding choice-of-anchor Q domain-containing protein → MTNRLAVTKALIVASVNGPAPTIIKGYQVPETTNGDGAIRCVYLTNGATLTGFTLTNGATRTDGDSRSEQYGGGIWCEFTDSVISNCVVAGNSAGHGGGGVFGGTLNKCSVISNSASIGGGAAFSILSNCVLSGNSASHDGGGARNSTLINCVLNGNASDAVGGGVSDCFLTNCNLIGNSVWNGHGGGAYSSTLYNCTLTSNSVAWYGGGARESILTNCSLIGNIAHQGGGAYYSSLNNCLLVGNFARERGGGADSSNLRNCVLITNAAVNFGGGACEGSGTNCTIVGNSAKDGGGMAFGTAYNSIVYYNRADTNANFNGGVVNSCAVPFLNTTGNITNEPAFVDLAAGNLRLAPNSPCINAGDNIYARGGVDLDGRSRIVGGTVDMGAYEFQSSTTNSYLIWLCQKGLSPSISSDDTDLDGDGMSIWQEWVADTNPTNANSVLRINMTRASVSAPLTFAFIGSSNRVYTLFRSSNPTQGLWTNCQSEVTGTGSLQTMTDTNSQPAGFYRLCVRLP